The genomic segment AGATTCTTCATCACCATGGTCTTCAATAACATTCACACCTGAAGCTTTAATCAACTCCAGCTCCAGTGCTACTTGTTTCATGGTGGGTCTTTTCTTTCCATTAAGATTCAAGCATCTTTTTGCTAGCAGAGCCACTACTATAATCTCCTGTTCTGGACCATCCTTTACTACCATTGGATCGAGAATGTTAAATAAGGAATTCTCTTGCATTGAATCCAGAAAATAAGATACCAAGCTTCTCACTGGCTCTGATTGTTCTGCGGAGATGGGTTTTTGTCCTGTTAAAAGCTCAATAAGAACAACTCCAAAGCTGTAAACATCACTCTTCTCTGTAAATTGACTTGATCGAAAATATTCGGGATCCATGTATCCAAAAGTTCCTTGCACCCGAGTGGTTAGATGTGTTTGTTCAAATGCAACTGATCTTGAAGTTCCAAAATCTGATACTTTTGCCCTATATTTACCATCCAAAAGTATGTTACTAGATTTGATGTCTCGATGATAAATAGGAGCAGAAGCAGCTGAATGCAAATAGAACAAGGCATTGGCAATTTCAATCGCAATTCGTAAACGCATTTCCCATGTCAATGGTAATTCTTCATTTTGGTTATGAATGAGATCGTATAATGTACCATTTGGGATGAACTCATACACCAATAGAGGAACTTCAGCTTCTAAACAACACCCTAAAAGCTTAACCACATTCCTGTGATTAATTTGAGATAAAATGATCACCTCGTTAATGAACTGTTCAACcttcttttcatcaaatttctttcCTTCCACCATTTTGGATTTCTTAATAGCCACAATGCTTCCATATATTAGcatgttgggaagaaaccgaacaaccgaaacaaagcgaaagcacaaccggtgttctttctctccttataactcctgtaaaaattatggcaagcacaatagcacaagatatgttctctagcaaccttaatcaaccacaaatcaactaatgcaaccacaacaaaaataaatagagacaccaatatttttacgtggaaaacccctctaaattaagggtaaaaaccacgggactttagagtccgataaagagctccactatcatcaaatgttcgactacaagatcacaatatcaagcctacaacaagcattcaactccgacaaggctaacaacatgtaatctttagcaaaagagagaaaaatgagagaacatcaccaaaaacgtagctactgaaaaatgggtatttccgacgctacaagactcggatgaaaaatccgaccgcacaaagtcaagaacaccttatcacctagctgctgtccaaaaatcagctcaatcgaaccacggatggaccttcgatcgaagagttgatcactgctgcaccaagcttgaaaaactgatttttctattctctttctctctattttttttttctttagctctCTCTGCCGAAAAATTTCTGCCCATTCCCTGTTAATaagccaaaaaattggcttttgacaaaaacaaaagaaaaggaagacaaaacatttgtgccagaaaatatgggtttcccacatagtgggacccatacccaacaaatctccccctccaactatgtggggaatgcctccatgccggaggtcaaacaacatgcttcaaactttcctcttggtaaggccttcgtcaacatatcagcaccattatcattagtgtgtatcttctcaagctctaacagcttagcttcaagaacatctcgtatccaatggtacctcacatcaatatgcttagatctagcatgaaaagttgagttcttaccaagattaatagcactctggctatcacagtacaggacatacttctcctgagtaaaaccaagct from the Gossypium hirsutum isolate 1008001.06 chromosome D09, Gossypium_hirsutum_v2.1, whole genome shotgun sequence genome contains:
- the LOC121220721 gene encoding wall-associated receptor kinase-like 1, which translates into the protein MVEGKKFDEKKVEQFINEVIILSQINHRNVVKLLGCCLEAEVPLLVYEFIPNGTLYDLIHNQNEELPLTWEMRLRIAIEIANALFYLHSAASAPIYHRDIKSSNILLDGKYRAKVSDFGTSRSVAFEQTHLTTRVQGTFGYMDPEYFRSSQFTEKSDVYSFGVVLIELLTGQKPISAEQSEPVRSLVSYFLDSMQENSLFNILDPMVVKDGPEQEIIVVALLAKRCLNLNGKKRPTMKQVALELELIKASGVNVIEDHGDEESEIDDIIHSWETNPSCSLSRTVTTNSETFPLNSSF